A segment of the Candidatus Nitrososphaera gargensis Ga9.2 genome:
GCCAGGTGCGGCAAAAAAGAAAAAAACAGCAAAAGCATCTACTGCGGGCTCTGCTGTCCCGCAGCTCTCCATAGTCTGCGACGCAGACACGCTGCGCTCGCTGGTGCGCAAAAGGACAGTCCGCGTGGTAGATGTGCGCAAGGAAGATGACTACAAGCAGGAACACATACCAACTGCGGTATCGCTGCCGCTTGCACGCGTGCTTGAAAACGACACACCGGAGAAAATAGTCAGCATCATGGAAGAGCTTGGAATATCGGACAAGATGCCTGTCGTAGTATATGACGACACGTTTGGCGCGCTTGCAGCAAGGGTCGCGTGGACGTTCCAGTACGTCGGCCACAGCAATACTGCGCTACTTGAGATGACCTTCAAGCAGTGGAAGGAGCTTGGGCTTGAGACTGAAAAGCAGGTGCGCGCATTTCCAAGAGCCAAGCATTCACTCAACATCAACAAGGACATCTATGCAGACGCCTCTTATGTCGAGGCGGCCAAATCGCAGCCAGGCAAATTGCTGGTCGATTCGCGTGAGCGGCTGAACTTTCTGACAGAGCACATACCGGGCGCAAAGAACATCCCATACACGATGGTGGGCTCTAATGGCAATATCTTGCGCAAGGCTGACGAGCTGAAAAGGTTCATTGAAAACCGTGGCATAACAGACAACGCCGAGATAATCACGTACTGTGGAAGCGTCGGCACCCTTTCCGGCCTTACCTACTATGCGCTCAAGCTGGCAGGGTTCCAGAATGTCAAGCTATACCCCAAGTCATTCAAAGAGTGGAAGGCCCTTGGCAAGCCAAAGGAAGAGTTCAAGGACGCCACATACTGGGACCTATCGGCAGAATAATACAGATAGTAGTAATCGCTATGTCCAAGAGGCTCATCATCTGTCTCACAGGCATGCCAGGTGCCGGCAAGTCGACTGTCGCGTCATTTCTCAAGGAAAAGGGCTTTACGGCTGTAACCATGGGCGACGCTGTTAGAGAAGAGGCGAAAAGGCAGGGACTTGAGCCTACCGATGTCAACCTCGGCAAGCTGATGATCAAACTCAGGCAGGACCTTGGACAGGGCGCAGTGGCTCACCTCGCCCTACAAAAGCTGGCAAGGGACGGCAGCCGCGGTAATGTTGTCATTGACGGCATACGCAGCATACCTGAAGTCGAAGTTCTAAAGCAAGTCGGGTACGTGAAACTTTTGGCGATACACGCGTCGCAGGACACCCGCTTTAAGCACTTGGTGGATAGGGGCAGGTCAGACGCTCCGGCAAACAGCGACGAGTTTGCCGGCCGAGACAAGCGCGAGCTTTCTGTCGGGATAAGCGAGGCGATCGCGCTGGCAGACGAAACGATATCTAACAACGGCCTGACGCTGAACCAGCTGAAGCAGCGTGTATGCGACATCGTCAAGGAGTGGCTAGAGGAGGCCAAGAGCAATTGAAAAGGCTGGCAATAGGGTCACCAGTAGAGCTTAAGGTCGAGGCGCCTGTCAACCCCTCTGAAGATCCGCAAAAGGTCATCGACGCGATTGAAACGATAATAGAAAGTTGCTCGCCAGAGTTTCGTTACGGCAGCAGGGTCATAGGCAGGGCTGCCGGGATCGAGCCCTTGTCGGTGCTGTACGAGCAGGTGCGATCCAGATCCACGATGGGAGTGCTGCGAAGGATGCTGCTTGACAACCGCGCCGGTGACAGCACGTGGTTTTTGCTCAACAAGCAGGCAGCAACCGCTGGAATTGCAGTGATCATCGATGAAGAGCAGGAGTCGCCCCTTGGGCCGATCAGGGTGACAATAAGCTGTGAGGAGCTGGACACCCTTATAGACTGGCTGGTCCCTGAGACATAGCACGAGGAAAGCTTCTTTTACCCCCACCCGTATACGGGCTTAATGGCAACAGAAGCATACTGCGTCAAGTGCAAGGCCAAAAGAACAATGAAGGATGAGAAAAAAGTAACAATGAAGAACGGCAAGCCGGCGACCCAAGGTGTCTGCCCCGTCTGCGGAACCAAGATGTTCAAGATAGGCGCAAAGTAATCGTTTTTCTTTTTTCATTTTTTGTTTTTTCAAAATGTCAAGGCATAATAGACTCGGCTGCGGTCATGTACATCCGCTTGATAAAGATAAGGAACTTGGTCAAAAAGTACTACAACAACAATTTGACCGCAGTCGACGACCTCACGCTTGACATCAATGAAAATGAGGTCTTTGGGCTGCTGGGGTCAAACGGCGCTGGCAAGACCACTACGATCCACATGCTTGCGACGCTGCTCAGACCGACTTCAGGCACCGCGACGGTGAACGGCTACGACATTATAAGCCAGCCGGCAAAAGTGCGCTCAAGCATCGGGATCGTGTTCCAAGCACCAAGCAGCGACGACATGCTCACCGGGTATGAAAATTTGCAGCTGCATTCTATGCTGTACAGCGTGCCCCGGCACGCAAGACAGCAGAGGATTGACGAAGTGCTCGAGCTGGTAGGGCTGACAGAGCGCAAACACGATCAGGTTAAGACCTACTCTGGCGGGATGCGCAGGCGGCTTGAAATCGCGCGGGGGTTGCTCCATAAGCCAAAAGTGATGTTCCTTGACGAGCCCACACTTGGGCTTGATCCCGCAAGCAGGGAGACGATGTGGAAGTACGTCAAGCGTCTGGTGGATGAGGAAAAGGTGACAGTCATTTTGACTACACACTACATGGAGGA
Coding sequences within it:
- a CDS encoding AAA family ATPase, which gives rise to MSKRLIICLTGMPGAGKSTVASFLKEKGFTAVTMGDAVREEAKRQGLEPTDVNLGKLMIKLRQDLGQGAVAHLALQKLARDGSRGNVVIDGIRSIPEVEVLKQVGYVKLLAIHASQDTRFKHLVDRGRSDAPANSDEFAGRDKRELSVGISEAIALADETISNNGLTLNQLKQRVCDIVKEWLEEAKSN
- a CDS encoding DUF5679 domain-containing protein encodes the protein MATEAYCVKCKAKRTMKDEKKVTMKNGKPATQGVCPVCGTKMFKIGAK
- a CDS encoding sulfurtransferase codes for the protein MRSLTPGAAKKKKTAKASTAGSAVPQLSIVCDADTLRSLVRKRTVRVVDVRKEDDYKQEHIPTAVSLPLARVLENDTPEKIVSIMEELGISDKMPVVVYDDTFGALAARVAWTFQYVGHSNTALLEMTFKQWKELGLETEKQVRAFPRAKHSLNINKDIYADASYVEAAKSQPGKLLVDSRERLNFLTEHIPGAKNIPYTMVGSNGNILRKADELKRFIENRGITDNAEIITYCGSVGTLSGLTYYALKLAGFQNVKLYPKSFKEWKALGKPKEEFKDATYWDLSAE
- a CDS encoding daunorubicin resistance protein DrrA family ABC transporter ATP-binding protein, which encodes MYIRLIKIRNLVKKYYNNNLTAVDDLTLDINENEVFGLLGSNGAGKTTTIHMLATLLRPTSGTATVNGYDIISQPAKVRSSIGIVFQAPSSDDMLTGYENLQLHSMLYSVPRHARQQRIDEVLELVGLTERKHDQVKTYSGGMRRRLEIARGLLHKPKVMFLDEPTLGLDPASRETMWKYVKRLVDEEKVTVILTTHYMEEADMLCDRIGIIDKGKIVALDTPSGLKAGLGGDIIRIKTKTPDAGKTVAQFDFVHKVEQSDGFLVLSVKDAKKALPMLLQHVEAESAEFASPTLNDVFIQITGRNIDKEQAEGGFMERYAKYD
- a CDS encoding RNA-binding domain-containing protein; translated protein: MKRLAIGSPVELKVEAPVNPSEDPQKVIDAIETIIESCSPEFRYGSRVIGRAAGIEPLSVLYEQVRSRSTMGVLRRMLLDNRAGDSTWFLLNKQAATAGIAVIIDEEQESPLGPIRVTISCEELDTLIDWLVPET